A single Cottoperca gobio chromosome 7, fCotGob3.1, whole genome shotgun sequence DNA region contains:
- the fitm2 gene encoding acyl-coenzyme A diphosphatase FITM2, translating to MAAVDVIVDNLVTLWRIPSVRQNFHWIFLLISVVGSILKELELVPQTYFSSTRNALNVYFVKVSWGWTLLLLTPFLLLSNSSFSRSVTFLCRRLLSLAVATAVWYVCTETFFYIEDATGSCFETDTMDVINKELASKVSCRRAGFHWHGYDISGHSFILAYSALFIVEETAPMASLKTANLSALPRMVLNLLYVALNLIVIVWVWMFACTSVYFHDPSHKLLGTLCGLLGWYLTYRVWYLKPLSPGLPPQRHPKEQKQHA from the exons ATGGCGGCGGTGGATGTCATTGTGGACAACTTGGTGACTCTCTGGAGGATACCGTCCGTCCGACAAAACTTCCACTGGATATTTTTACTCATTTCGGTCGTGGGATCGATTCTGAAAGAGCTGGAGCTCGTCCCGCAGACATATTTCAGCAGCACCAGAAACGCCCTGAATGT GTATTTTGTCAAAGTGTCCTGGGGGTGGACATTGCTGCTGCTGacccctttcctcctcctctccaactcCTCCTTCAGCAGGAGCGTTACCTTCCTCTGCCGGCGGCTGCTGTCTCTGGCGGTGGCAACAGCTGTTTGGTACGTCTGCACCGAGACCTTCTTCTACATCGAGGACGCGACCGGCTCGTGTTTTGAAACCGACACCATGGATGTTATCAACAAGGAGCTCGCATCCAAAGTCAGCTGCAGGCGGGCCGGCTTCCACTGGCACGGCTACGACATCTCAGGACATTCCTTCATCCTCGCCTACTCTGCTCTCTTCATCGTGGAGGAAACTGCACCGATGGCCTCCCTGAAAACAGCCAATCTTTCCGCACTACCCAGGATGGTCCTCAACCTGCTGTATGTGGCCTTGAATCTGATAGTGATCGTTTGGGTGTGGATGTTTGCCTGCACTTCTGTTTACTTCCATGACCCGTCTCACAAGTTGCTAGGGACCTTATGTGGCCTGTTAGGGTGGTATCTGACGTATCGTGTTTGGTATCTAAAACCTTTGTCCCCAGGCCTCCCTCCTCAGCGCCACCCAAAAGAGCAGAAGCAACACGCTTAA
- the r3hdml gene encoding LOW QUALITY PROTEIN: peptidase inhibitor R3HDML (The sequence of the model RefSeq protein was modified relative to this genomic sequence to represent the inferred CDS: inserted 2 bases in 1 codon) has translation MKSRAGRRCSCSLLLLLRPQMGAACAQLLLAATLWMMPHMGTSAAAAAAAAAAVPSSSTEPLNMSRAGAETRSDFRLLTGAVXAGRKRAISSREINALLDYHNRVRSQVFPPAADMEFMLWDEVLAKSADSWASRCVWDHGPTQAMRYMGQNLSITSGSYQSITDLLRSWYEERHHFSYPNRCSGSVCSHYTQMVWASTNRVGCAVRKCSNMYVFGSTWKEATLLVCNYSIKGNWVGEVPYKRGKPCSVCPSSYGGSCWRNQCSSKPKRLTTY, from the exons ATGAAG AGTCGTGCAGGGAGGCGGTgcagctgcagcctcctcctcctcctcaggccTCAGATGGGTGCTGCTTGTGCTCAGCTCTTGTTGGCTGCCACCCTGTGGATGATGCCTCACATGGggacttctgctgctgctgctgctgctgcagctgctgccgtGCCGTCAAGCTCCACAGAGCCGCTCAACATGAGCCGAGCTGGAGCTGAGACACGCTCAGACTTCAGGTTGCTCACTGGAGCCGT AGCAGGACGTAAACGAGCCATTTCATCCAGAGAGATCAACGCTCTGCTGGATTACCACAACAGAGTCCGCTCTCAGGTCTTCCCCCCTGCAGCTGATATGGAGTTCATG ctCTGGGATGAGGTGCTCGCTAAGTCCGCTGACTCTTGGGCTTCACGATGCGTTTGGGATCACGGTCCGACGCAAGCCATGAGATACATGGGTCAAAACCTGTCAATCACTTCAGGAAG CTACCAGTCCATCACTGATCTGCTCCGGTCCTGGTACGAGGAGAGGCATCACTTCTCCTACCCGAACAGATGCAGTGGATCAGTGTGCTCTCACTACACGCAG ATGGTGTGGGCGAGCACTAACAGAGTGGGATGTGCTGTCAGGAAGTGCTCCAACATGTACGTGTTTGGGAGCACGTGGAAGGAGGCGACGCTGCTGGTCTGCAACTACTCCATAAA GGGAAACTGGGTGGGGGAGGTTCCCTATAAGAGGGGGAAGCCTTGttctgtctgtccgtccagCTACGGCGGCTCCTGCTGGAGAAACCAGTGCTCATCAAAACCCAAAAGACTTACCACATATTAA